One Halostella limicola genomic window carries:
- the arsN2 gene encoding arsenic resistance N-acetyltransferase ArsN2, with product MTDSTISLRRADPADLDRAEALLAANDFPHRDVRTDAVQLFVAESGSEFVGVGGLEPRGSNALLRSVVVAEPCRGKGYGAELCAALEERARTEGIDELYLLTTTAAAFFRRNGYETIDRESAPPRIRRTTQFEDLCPDSAVCMTKSLDG from the coding sequence ATGACTGACTCCACAATATCGCTCCGACGAGCTGATCCGGCGGACCTCGACCGCGCCGAGGCCCTGCTCGCGGCGAACGACTTCCCGCACCGGGACGTGCGAACCGACGCAGTACAGTTGTTCGTCGCCGAGTCCGGATCGGAGTTCGTCGGCGTCGGCGGGCTCGAACCCCGCGGCTCGAACGCGCTCCTCCGCTCGGTCGTCGTGGCGGAACCGTGCCGCGGGAAGGGTTACGGGGCGGAGCTGTGCGCCGCGCTGGAGGAGCGCGCACGAACCGAAGGGATAGACGAGCTCTACCTGCTGACGACGACCGCGGCGGCGTTTTTCCGCCGCAACGGCTACGAGACGATCGACCGGGAGAGCGCGCCGCCGCGGATCCGGCGGACGACGCAGTTCGAGGATCTCTGTCCGGACTCCGCGGTCTGTATGACGAAGTCGCTCGACGGGTGA